A portion of the Verrucomicrobiia bacterium genome contains these proteins:
- a CDS encoding WD40 repeat domain-containing protein has translation MNPAPESSTDLAQFADVGDYVVCLSWLCDGTAVLAAAATGPIRLFDATSGRILASWPEHAGGTFCALCSPKDPRIASVGADGRLRLRAPDRAEPIAEILIGSGWAEQLAWSPDGQHVVGAAGRTIRILDENGDLRLAPPALPSTVAALAWKADGRSLAAAAYGGIHVWDVATARGWEPMAWKSSLISLAWSPDGRWLAAGTQEQSVQIWELPYRPGRELAMRGYPGKVKHLVWHSGSRLLATDGGVEAMVWDCSGGGPAGTTPRILEGHSRRITAIAYQRAGHLLATGDEGGEVILWNAGKSTNPVRRLTAAGPATCLAWSPDDRILAVGTASGPVGLLRP, from the coding sequence GTGAATCCAGCCCCTGAATCCTCGACAGACCTCGCGCAATTCGCCGACGTCGGCGACTACGTGGTCTGCCTCTCGTGGCTTTGCGACGGCACCGCCGTGCTCGCCGCTGCGGCCACGGGGCCGATCCGCCTTTTCGATGCGACTTCGGGAAGGATCCTCGCGTCGTGGCCCGAACATGCGGGTGGCACCTTTTGCGCCCTGTGCTCGCCCAAGGACCCCCGGATCGCGTCCGTCGGTGCCGATGGCCGGCTCCGGTTGCGGGCACCCGATCGTGCTGAACCCATTGCGGAGATCCTGATTGGATCCGGATGGGCGGAGCAACTGGCCTGGTCTCCCGATGGACAACACGTCGTGGGGGCCGCGGGGCGCACAATTCGAATCCTCGACGAGAACGGTGATCTCCGCCTGGCACCGCCGGCGCTTCCGAGCACCGTGGCCGCCCTTGCCTGGAAGGCCGATGGCCGCTCGCTGGCGGCGGCCGCGTACGGCGGAATCCATGTCTGGGATGTGGCCACCGCCCGGGGCTGGGAACCGATGGCGTGGAAATCCTCCTTGATCTCCCTGGCGTGGAGCCCGGATGGCCGCTGGCTGGCCGCCGGCACCCAGGAACAGTCGGTGCAGATCTGGGAGTTGCCGTACCGGCCGGGCAGGGAACTCGCCATGCGAGGCTACCCCGGCAAGGTGAAGCATCTCGTCTGGCACTCCGGGAGCCGGTTGCTGGCGACGGATGGCGGCGTCGAGGCGATGGTCTGGGATTGCAGCGGCGGGGGTCCGGCAGGCACGACACCGCGCATTCTCGAGGGGCATTCGCGGCGCATCACCGCGATCGCCTACCAGCGAGCCGGCCACCTGCTGGCAACTGGCGATGAGGGCGGCGAAGTGATCCTTTGGAATGCCGGCAAATCCACGAATCCGGTCCGCCGGTTGACGGCGGCGGGTCCGGCCACCTGCCTGGCCTGGAGTCCCGACGATCGCATCCTGGCCGTGGGCACGGCCAGCGGCCCGGTCGGACTGCTGCGACCCTGA
- the secD gene encoding protein translocase subunit SecD: protein MNRSHLWKALFVVFVVIWSLSEILPPGPRNLIVKFDEMASNVDPRFTNIVARAFELEAAAPDRAYQNLLLAIGTNDIRPYFPTNFVPLAASRNLTNATRAILNRVQREAAGQFRLGLDLRGGTEFVLEMDLSGRTNELLNTGANAYLVDQAIEVLRKRVDAFGVAEPIIQPAGENRIVVQLPGLEQSAKESAREQIQRAAYLEFRLVDPDNDEHLRSGLIPPGYVMLPMRARNRDGVDIAASIIVKRQAERGLGGKSIQSARVARNPVIGSPEIDFTLTSEATPLFAEVTRNNIGQRLAIVLDGEVISAPNINSAIVTGAGQITGSFTEREAFELATALENPLEAPLIIVEENGVDPSLGADSIRSGIRASVIAILAVAGFMLGYYLLAGLVANVALMLNILVLLGVMCSLDVTFTLPGIAGIVLTVGMAVDANVLIFERIREEQLTGKSVRGALAAGYGKAFGTILDSNLTTLISSVLLILFGTGPVKGFGVALTVGLCISMFTALVVTRLIFDFLLAKTPLLRGGIRMLRLVGRTHIDFMKLAKPAFVASWVLIVAGLGYGIFGRGENLLGVEFRGGDRITLQFSQKVPVDQIRAEVARLNRGDATIGYSRGAAGSATGDETLRISAAEGTSALIEEQLARAFPEAGFKRIELQKIGPTVGQEIQKSAVIAGLLSLFGILVYVAFRYEFSFAVGAVLAVVHDVLMTVAIYSLTGLGNSLTGGWIEARQFNATFIAALLTIVGFSINDTIVIFDRIREDLRLGIPGSFRDLLNRALNQTLSRTIITSGTVFLSTLALYLFGGGSVNDFAFAFLVGILAGTYSSVYIASTLVLWWNKGKRPALAAGVPTAAVAPEPARSAA from the coding sequence ATGAACCGTTCCCATCTTTGGAAGGCGCTGTTTGTCGTCTTCGTCGTCATCTGGTCCCTGTCCGAGATCCTGCCTCCGGGGCCGCGCAACCTCATCGTCAAGTTCGACGAAATGGCCTCCAACGTGGACCCCCGGTTCACGAACATCGTGGCCCGCGCTTTCGAGCTCGAAGCCGCCGCCCCCGACCGGGCGTACCAAAATCTCCTCCTGGCCATCGGCACCAACGACATCCGCCCCTATTTCCCGACCAACTTTGTCCCGCTCGCGGCGTCACGCAATCTCACCAATGCGACCCGGGCCATCCTGAACCGGGTTCAACGGGAGGCGGCCGGGCAATTCCGGCTCGGCCTCGATCTGCGGGGCGGTACCGAGTTCGTGCTCGAAATGGACCTCTCCGGACGGACGAACGAGCTCCTCAACACGGGCGCCAACGCCTACCTCGTGGACCAGGCCATCGAGGTGTTGCGCAAGCGGGTGGATGCCTTTGGCGTGGCGGAGCCGATCATCCAGCCGGCCGGGGAGAACCGCATTGTGGTCCAGCTTCCGGGCCTCGAGCAGTCGGCCAAGGAATCGGCGCGCGAACAAATCCAGCGCGCGGCGTATCTCGAGTTCCGCCTCGTGGATCCCGACAACGACGAGCATCTCCGCTCGGGACTGATTCCGCCGGGGTACGTGATGCTCCCGATGCGGGCGCGCAACAGGGACGGGGTGGACATCGCTGCCTCCATCATCGTCAAGCGCCAGGCGGAGCGGGGGCTGGGGGGCAAGTCCATCCAGTCCGCACGCGTGGCCCGGAATCCGGTGATCGGCAGTCCTGAGATTGATTTCACCCTCACCAGCGAGGCGACCCCGCTGTTTGCGGAGGTCACGCGGAACAACATCGGACAGCGCCTGGCGATCGTCCTCGATGGCGAGGTGATCTCGGCACCCAACATCAATTCGGCGATCGTCACCGGTGCCGGACAAATCACGGGCAGCTTCACCGAGCGCGAGGCGTTCGAACTGGCGACCGCGCTCGAGAACCCCCTGGAGGCGCCGCTGATCATCGTCGAGGAAAACGGCGTGGATCCCTCGCTCGGGGCGGATTCCATCCGCAGCGGCATCCGGGCCTCGGTCATTGCCATATTGGCGGTCGCGGGCTTCATGCTCGGCTACTACCTGCTGGCCGGGTTGGTCGCCAATGTGGCCCTCATGCTCAACATCCTCGTACTGCTCGGCGTGATGTGCTCCCTTGACGTCACCTTCACCCTGCCGGGCATTGCGGGCATTGTGTTGACCGTCGGCATGGCGGTGGATGCCAACGTGCTGATCTTCGAGCGGATCCGCGAGGAACAGCTGACCGGCAAGTCCGTGCGCGGCGCCCTTGCCGCCGGGTACGGCAAGGCGTTTGGGACGATCCTCGACTCGAACCTCACCACGCTGATCTCCTCCGTGCTGCTGATTCTTTTTGGCACCGGTCCGGTGAAGGGCTTCGGTGTGGCGCTCACCGTCGGACTGTGCATCTCCATGTTCACCGCCCTGGTGGTGACCCGGCTGATTTTCGACTTCCTCCTCGCGAAGACCCCGCTGCTGCGCGGGGGCATCCGGATGCTCCGCCTGGTGGGCCGGACCCACATTGACTTCATGAAGCTGGCCAAGCCGGCCTTTGTGGCCTCGTGGGTGCTCATCGTGGCCGGCCTCGGCTACGGGATTTTTGGACGGGGCGAAAATCTGCTCGGCGTGGAGTTCCGCGGGGGCGACCGCATCACCCTGCAGTTCTCCCAGAAGGTTCCAGTGGACCAGATCCGGGCGGAGGTGGCCCGTCTGAACCGGGGCGACGCGACCATCGGCTACAGCCGGGGCGCCGCCGGATCGGCCACCGGTGACGAAACCCTCCGCATTTCGGCGGCAGAAGGAACCAGCGCCCTGATTGAGGAGCAATTGGCCCGGGCCTTTCCTGAGGCGGGTTTCAAACGGATCGAGCTCCAGAAAATCGGGCCGACCGTGGGACAGGAGATCCAGAAATCCGCAGTGATTGCCGGACTGCTTTCCCTCTTCGGCATCCTGGTGTACGTGGCCTTCCGGTATGAGTTCTCGTTCGCCGTCGGTGCCGTGCTGGCCGTGGTCCACGACGTCCTGATGACCGTGGCCATCTACTCGCTCACCGGGCTCGGGAACAGTCTGACCGGAGGCTGGATCGAGGCCCGTCAGTTCAACGCCACGTTCATTGCCGCCCTCCTGACCATCGTGGGCTTCTCGATCAACGACACCATCGTGATCTTTGACCGGATTCGTGAGGACCTCCGCCTCGGGATTCCCGGCTCCTTCCGGGACCTCCTGAACCGGGCGCTGAACCAGACGCTCAGCCGGACAATCATCACCTCGGGAACGGTTTTCCTGTCCACACTGGCGCTGTACCTGTTCGGGGGCGGCTCGGTGAACGACTTCGCGTTCGCGTTCCTCGTCGGCATTCTCGCCGGCACCTACTCCTCCGTGTACATCGCCAGCACCCTGGTGCTGTGGTGGAACAAGGGCAAGCGCCCGGCACTCGCCGCCGGGGTTCCCACGGCGGCCGTGGCACCCGAGCCGGCGCGGTCCGCGGCCTGA
- the yajC gene encoding preprotein translocase subunit YajC has protein sequence MGSLPLHLLLALAPPAQNASREEQKRAMLMQLGMIVFMVVIFWVLLIRPQQKKAREQAALLKTLKTGDKVVTTSGILGVITSVRDDAITLRSADTKLEVQKGAVSQILERGS, from the coding sequence ATGGGTTCCCTCCCTCTCCATCTGCTGCTGGCCCTCGCCCCTCCCGCCCAAAACGCGTCCCGCGAGGAGCAGAAGCGCGCCATGCTGATGCAGTTGGGGATGATCGTCTTCATGGTGGTGATCTTCTGGGTCCTCCTCATCCGGCCCCAGCAGAAAAAGGCCCGCGAGCAGGCCGCCCTCCTGAAGACCCTGAAGACCGGGGACAAGGTGGTCACGACCTCGGGCATCCTCGGCGTGATCACCAGCGTGCGCGACGACGCCATCACCCTACGATCCGCCGACACGAAGCTTGAGGTGCAGAAGGGCGCCGTCAGCCAGATCCTGGAACGCGGTTCCTGA